Proteins from a genomic interval of Puniceicoccaceae bacterium:
- a CDS encoding GDSL-type esterase/lipase family protein, translated as MKPISQAPNLSPVLRLMAALFTGSLMLHASAQDALRFEEEINAFREADAQQPTQEGSLLFVGSSSIRMWQTLEQAFPGHATINRGFGGSHFSDALHWFDDLVPPHRPAAIFVYEGDNDTASGKEPKHIVQEAEQFLAKIREVHPTVPVVFISPKPSLKRWHLKAEYEATNTALLVLTHQHPNVYFADVWTASLGFDGKPIPETFLDDELHMNDLGYIIWRNVLHDVMRTMQVHGLL; from the coding sequence ATGAAACCGATATCCCAAGCTCCAAATCTATCTCCAGTTTTGCGCCTGATGGCTGCGCTCTTCACCGGCTCTCTGATGCTTCACGCCAGCGCGCAGGATGCACTTCGTTTCGAAGAGGAAATCAACGCCTTTCGTGAGGCCGATGCGCAGCAACCGACGCAGGAGGGTTCTCTGCTCTTTGTGGGCAGTTCGAGCATTCGCATGTGGCAGACGCTTGAGCAGGCATTTCCCGGGCATGCCACCATCAACCGGGGATTTGGCGGTTCCCATTTTTCCGATGCCCTGCATTGGTTTGATGATCTTGTGCCGCCGCACCGGCCCGCTGCGATTTTTGTCTACGAAGGCGACAACGATACCGCCAGCGGTAAGGAGCCGAAGCATATCGTGCAGGAGGCGGAGCAGTTTCTGGCAAAGATACGGGAGGTCCATCCAACCGTTCCGGTGGTTTTCATTTCGCCCAAACCCAGCCTCAAGCGCTGGCACCTCAAGGCCGAATATGAAGCAACCAACACCGCCTTGCTGGTCCTGACTCATCAGCACCCAAACGTGTATTTTGCCGATGTCTGGACCGCCTCACTCGGCTTTGACGGCAAACCCATCCCGGAAACCTTCCTCGACGACGAGTTGCACATGAACGACCTGGGTTACATCATCTGGCGCAATGTGCTGCACGATGTGATGCGCACGATGCAGGTGCACGGCTTGCTGTAG
- a CDS encoding TIM barrel protein: protein MNRRTFAKTALASVASSGALLSSSIAASTSSASTAKGGSFKLKYAPSFHHFRHSAGKDPVEVLHFMKDHGFEAIEDNPMMGRPVEEQLRIGKTLEKLGMTMGVFVTGFDFGTPIFTGNRMDASKRDRDPKAVREHLRMKCEAAVETAKRVNAKWTTVVPGAEDPSLEYGYQFQNVVDNLQFCASIFEPHGIIMVLEPLNHMDHPALFLKRIPQAYTLCKSVGSASCKILNDLYHQQITEGNLIPNIDRAWDEIAYFQVGDNPGRKEPTTGEINYLNVFKHIHSKGFTGIVGMEHGISQPGQAGEMRLIEAYREVDAF from the coding sequence ATGAATCGACGAACTTTTGCCAAAACGGCACTGGCCAGTGTGGCGTCTTCGGGCGCACTGCTTTCCAGTTCCATCGCAGCCAGCACTTCGAGTGCTTCCACCGCCAAAGGTGGCTCATTCAAGCTCAAATACGCACCAAGTTTTCACCACTTCCGGCACAGCGCCGGAAAGGACCCGGTCGAGGTGCTTCACTTCATGAAGGACCATGGGTTCGAAGCCATTGAGGACAATCCCATGATGGGCCGTCCGGTTGAGGAACAACTGCGCATCGGAAAGACTCTGGAAAAACTGGGTATGACCATGGGGGTCTTTGTCACAGGTTTTGACTTTGGTACTCCAATTTTCACGGGCAACCGCATGGATGCCAGCAAGCGCGACCGGGACCCGAAAGCCGTGCGTGAACACCTCAGGATGAAATGCGAAGCTGCGGTGGAAACCGCCAAACGCGTGAATGCGAAATGGACTACCGTGGTGCCGGGAGCCGAAGATCCGAGCCTGGAATACGGTTACCAGTTCCAGAATGTGGTGGACAATCTGCAATTCTGCGCATCGATCTTTGAACCGCATGGCATCATCATGGTGCTCGAGCCGCTCAACCACATGGATCACCCGGCCCTGTTTCTCAAGCGCATCCCCCAGGCCTACACGCTCTGCAAATCCGTGGGCAGTGCCTCCTGTAAGATCCTGAACGATCTCTACCACCAACAGATCACAGAGGGCAACCTCATCCCCAACATTGACCGCGCCTGGGATGAGATCGCCTACTTCCAGGTAGGCGACAATCCGGGACGCAAGGAACCCACAACCGGAGAGATTAATTACCTGAATGTATTCAAACACATCCACTCCAAGGGATTCACGGGCATCGTCGGCATGGAGCACGGCATCAGCCAGCCCGGTCAAGCAGGCGAGATGCGACTGATCGAAGCCTACCGTGAGGTCGATGCATTCTGA
- a CDS encoding Gfo/Idh/MocA family oxidoreductase, which yields MSSLPLNRREFIKRSAAAGAGTLLAAQLFGAPHVAGSDKLRFGLIGCGGRGTGAAADALMADRSVELIAVSDLFPDRVEAALDQIRERLKGHLGGDSAAIERVMKEQVKVSPSHQFSGWDNHEKLCSLAELDYIVTATPPVFRPHVVEAAVRHGKHMFIEKPVAVDPVGVRKMYALGEQARAKGLSVVAGTQRRYHPGYLEAFKRVQDGQIGEIVSAQAYWLADYFVGFPLRGAEDRPTNDMEYQVRNWLLYVWGSGDHIVEQHIHNMDVVNWFVGRVPETAYGVGGRAVEFDSQRYGDRFSHFAIEYDYGKDLLCSSICRQEPGTKSRVSERIQGTKGTLFLNDRELEMTGSKPWSFKRTPGFVSEFVLEHKELIRSIREGQPIDDIPDVTDSTLTMIAGRSAAYTGMQLQTEWIKQRSQENLTPDTLEFGEVPVPELRIPGQHKLV from the coding sequence ATGTCATCCCTACCCCTGAACCGTCGCGAATTCATCAAACGCAGCGCCGCTGCCGGAGCCGGTACCCTGCTGGCCGCCCAACTGTTTGGGGCGCCCCATGTAGCGGGTTCTGACAAGCTCCGCTTTGGCCTCATCGGCTGTGGTGGCCGAGGAACCGGAGCTGCTGCAGATGCGCTCATGGCAGACCGCTCCGTTGAACTGATTGCCGTTTCCGACCTGTTTCCGGACCGTGTCGAAGCGGCACTGGACCAGATCCGTGAACGGTTGAAAGGCCATTTAGGGGGTGATAGCGCTGCGATCGAGCGCGTGATGAAGGAACAGGTAAAGGTGTCTCCATCCCATCAGTTCAGTGGTTGGGACAATCATGAAAAACTCTGCTCCCTCGCCGAGCTGGACTACATCGTGACTGCCACTCCGCCTGTCTTCCGCCCCCATGTGGTTGAAGCCGCTGTTCGCCATGGCAAACACATGTTCATCGAAAAACCCGTTGCCGTGGATCCGGTCGGTGTTCGCAAAATGTATGCCTTGGGCGAACAGGCACGGGCGAAAGGACTTTCGGTGGTGGCGGGAACTCAGCGACGCTACCATCCAGGTTACCTCGAAGCCTTCAAGCGCGTGCAGGATGGACAAATCGGCGAGATCGTCTCTGCACAGGCCTACTGGCTCGCTGATTATTTTGTCGGATTCCCGCTCCGCGGGGCCGAGGATCGACCCACCAACGACATGGAATACCAAGTGCGCAACTGGCTGCTCTACGTCTGGGGTTCGGGTGATCACATCGTGGAACAGCACATCCACAACATGGATGTGGTGAACTGGTTTGTTGGCCGCGTCCCTGAAACCGCCTACGGAGTTGGAGGACGTGCGGTTGAGTTTGACTCCCAGCGCTACGGTGACCGGTTCAGCCACTTTGCCATCGAATACGATTATGGCAAGGATCTGCTCTGCAGCAGCATCTGTCGTCAGGAGCCGGGTACCAAGTCCCGCGTGAGCGAGCGCATTCAGGGCACCAAGGGCACGCTCTTCCTGAATGACCGTGAGCTGGAAATGACGGGTTCCAAGCCCTGGAGTTTCAAGCGTACTCCCGGTTTTGTCAGCGAGTTTGTGCTCGAGCACAAGGAACTCATCCGTAGCATTCGCGAGGGCCAGCCTATCGATGATATTCCGGATGTCACCGATAGTACACTCACGATGATCGCCGGCCGCAGTGCCGCCTACACTGGCATGCAGTTACAGACAGAGTGGATCAAGCAGCGCTCCCAGGAAAACCTGACCCCCGACACTCTGGAGTTTGGCGAGGTTCCCGTACCCGAGCTGCGCATCCCCGGTCAACACAAGCTCGTCTGA
- a CDS encoding RNA polymerase sigma factor, which produces MPPFAPEDHLWFTENLYPHEPFLRAWLNKRFPELPDIDDIIQEAYLKVYLAHRKRPILRPKSYLFATARNLSINALRSAKVRYENVLVKSEFDNVKDNGMELFDIVQRESDLELLTRAIQSLPNKCRRIFTLRKVYGLSQKEIAEQLGLSVHTVYTQVAIGLQKCSEYVRRERGEIKYGNGRHQKTR; this is translated from the coding sequence ATGCCCCCATTTGCCCCAGAGGACCACCTGTGGTTCACGGAGAACCTGTACCCACACGAGCCGTTTTTACGGGCGTGGTTGAACAAACGGTTCCCTGAACTGCCTGACATTGACGACATCATTCAGGAAGCTTACCTGAAGGTGTATCTTGCCCACCGAAAACGCCCGATCCTGCGACCCAAATCTTATCTGTTCGCCACCGCGCGCAACCTTTCTATCAATGCGCTGCGCAGTGCGAAGGTTCGGTATGAAAATGTTTTGGTCAAATCCGAGTTCGACAATGTCAAAGACAACGGAATGGAACTCTTTGATATCGTACAACGCGAGAGTGATCTGGAGCTGCTCACGCGTGCGATTCAAAGCCTGCCAAATAAATGCAGGCGCATCTTTACATTGAGGAAGGTTTATGGGTTGTCGCAAAAGGAGATTGCGGAGCAGTTGGGTCTCTCGGTTCACACCGTTTATACCCAAGTAGCCATAGGCTTGCAAAAATGCTCCGAGTATGTTCGCCGTGAACGTGGGGAAATCAAATATGGAAATGGGAGACATCAGAAAACCCGGTGA
- a CDS encoding FecR domain-containing protein: MGDIRKPGDLEDLRAQASEWVARHDLGLTEAEQEAFLDWLAIDPLHSELFEEQLAHWQDFDVLEQWRPRHSEVPNPDLLALPHQSFRSHRILYAASLLAAMLVIGFGVWWAMSPDTPLATDMHLLADGEYAMGFERHTLEDGSQVQLNRGSQVAVLYSPHQRSVELRSGEAHFTVAKDVTRPFVVEVDGIAIRAIGTAFSVDRQAQGVEVLVTEGQIQLESFRPHSANTNSHAEQRTFDLFAGQRTFIDLATPVMDPVIESVSMDQIESELAWKDKILEFNGAPLSRVIYEINLRHGLQIQIMDSELQNRRITAAIRADNVEGFLELLEVALGIQVKHASDGIIYLHR, translated from the coding sequence ATGGGAGACATCAGAAAACCCGGTGACCTGGAGGATCTTCGCGCGCAAGCGTCGGAGTGGGTGGCTCGCCACGATCTCGGCCTGACTGAGGCCGAGCAAGAGGCATTCCTGGACTGGCTTGCCATTGATCCCCTGCACTCGGAATTGTTCGAAGAACAGCTGGCACACTGGCAGGATTTTGACGTGCTGGAACAATGGCGACCCCGTCACAGCGAAGTTCCCAATCCCGACTTGCTTGCACTGCCCCACCAAAGCTTCCGCAGCCACCGGATTCTCTACGCAGCCAGCCTACTGGCAGCCATGCTGGTAATCGGATTTGGAGTCTGGTGGGCCATGTCTCCCGACACTCCTCTGGCAACTGACATGCACTTATTGGCCGACGGTGAGTATGCCATGGGATTTGAGCGTCACACGCTGGAAGACGGTTCACAGGTACAGTTGAACCGTGGCTCCCAGGTTGCTGTGCTCTACTCTCCCCATCAGCGCTCGGTCGAACTCCGTTCAGGCGAGGCCCATTTCACGGTTGCGAAGGATGTGACACGCCCATTTGTGGTGGAGGTCGACGGCATTGCCATCCGGGCCATCGGCACAGCATTCAGCGTCGACCGCCAGGCACAGGGCGTGGAGGTACTCGTTACCGAGGGGCAAATCCAGCTCGAATCGTTTCGCCCACACAGTGCAAACACAAACAGCCATGCGGAACAACGCACGTTTGACCTCTTTGCGGGGCAGCGCACGTTCATCGACTTGGCGACCCCAGTGATGGATCCCGTCATCGAGTCGGTTTCCATGGATCAGATCGAATCCGAACTCGCGTGGAAGGATAAAATCCTCGAGTTTAATGGCGCTCCTCTGTCTCGCGTGATTTACGAAATCAACCTGCGGCATGGGCTGCAGATCCAGATCATGGACAGTGAATTGCAGAATCGCCGCATCACAGCAGCAATTCGAGCCGATAACGTGGAGGGCTTCCTCGAATTGCTCGAAGTCGCTCTGGGTATTCAGGTGAAGCACGCTTCGGACGGAATCATCTACCTGCATCGTTAG
- a CDS encoding TonB-dependent receptor plug domain-containing protein, translated as MCAERTRQGIAHILARLEHQRSLGLYWIAAMLIGLSLNGSEPERRNFVIEAGSAETTLRQAAIEAEVEILYDLSTVQGLTTRPIEGSFTPFEALEAMLADTFCRVVAVHNGRAYAIVREPSADTSQSSDNGDSPVNKEGSPSDEASGWLERLTRGLSAAVGADGTSERYGGDGSIFELAPFEIEASEEAGYLATSSLAGTRIQGNLSDIGASISVHTEAFMEDLSITDSETLLLYGLNTEVGGFRGNFVNPSSEGVETTNLREPQSNTRVRGLTRADNTLNYYRTDVPWDSYIIRRIDIQRGANSVLFGLGSPAGIINATPIEAEFLDLTRMRLRVDNHGSMRVNLDFNRSLLGNSLAVRIALLNEQQKFQQRPAFEEKERGYATLTWKPEAWNQGSRSFQIRASVEIGNTRSNRPRMMVPVDYLSMWLAPKSASGFEGEFSDVGNFGLNQTPWDQYNDFLSGSGEPNQNPWTTTFFDGVSPVILFDGATIGHITERGSNDRGSWFFDGEMANAGATEALRNDGSASLDGTSVHRHIKHPEQRSLNGLQRAAIESNLPFAGFWKDRSIANTEVFDFFNNLIDGDSKREFRNWELWQLDLAQTFFHDRVGYSFSAFSQHYDAEDYAALGVLSPPALSVDVGLWDRTSQPNARVPNPRVGRVMVRSENPGGSSLNRDRKSLRAQGFVRLDFARSHDALWRKALGAHEWLAVMQTRKLDEQSSIFQLLGMGRDFLLERGENVWPLHQIPAEGSRFSEYNRTLGEIRPSTIFYLHFRPDYTGIHRVAASLNDLPYGLVSIAGFDATPLPGLDAHTAALPWTGSPFASEQLNQEIRRFQASNPEYYRGWVDSIGTYTIANAYRSEADREYLTTTRNYFSETVDSTAAVWTGRWLEGSIVGMLGWRKDHVTEKWYEHDFRTDGPQIDVRANENSRSTRVSSQNTSLKLNLSSLLKWSESLPFDVHLLHARGEVQTPDPTRVDVFGRTLPNSRGSTEDTSIMLTSADNRWSMRATYYQTEVKDAVSGSSLNSQKFRIQQVLQQGAVRAGYIESHSQSYTADWLSLSASAANAGYATEADYRREVMAPAWRAFERHLWEQFPITRAWYQSDFEPGDQSPPVVLFPDNATLVEDTRSVGWEIEWIGNLSSNWNLALNLSKTRANRDNLPGAEFQAVTDYIAEAMQGPAGELPIWWYDGPGMAIHLAPFLGELAKAKALNGSAQPEIREWKGSVVSNYQFRSGHWTGFGIGVGYRYEDSQIFAYGLSLDESGNTVVNLEETYRDDSRHTLDLWVSYTRSLTHSIGWKIQLNVFNAFGNNETVPLHRNPDGSMGLLGIREGTSWALTHTLSF; from the coding sequence ATGTGCGCTGAAAGGACCCGGCAGGGCATCGCACACATCCTCGCCCGCCTGGAACATCAGCGGTCACTTGGCTTGTACTGGATAGCCGCGATGCTGATCGGTCTGTCGCTGAATGGCTCGGAGCCGGAGCGTCGCAACTTTGTGATCGAAGCGGGTTCCGCTGAAACAACCCTTCGCCAGGCGGCCATTGAGGCGGAGGTGGAAATCCTCTATGACCTGAGCACAGTACAGGGATTGACGACGCGGCCCATTGAGGGGAGCTTTACCCCTTTCGAAGCCCTCGAGGCCATGCTTGCAGACACCTTCTGCCGCGTGGTAGCCGTACACAACGGACGTGCCTATGCCATTGTTCGGGAGCCATCTGCCGACACCTCACAGTCAAGCGACAATGGCGATTCCCCAGTGAACAAAGAGGGTTCCCCTTCGGACGAAGCATCGGGATGGCTGGAACGCCTCACCCGTGGACTTTCCGCTGCAGTGGGCGCCGATGGCACCAGTGAACGGTACGGAGGAGACGGCTCCATCTTCGAACTCGCGCCTTTTGAGATTGAAGCCAGCGAAGAAGCCGGTTACCTGGCCACCTCTTCTCTCGCCGGAACCCGCATTCAGGGCAACCTGTCGGACATCGGCGCATCCATTTCAGTGCACACGGAAGCCTTCATGGAGGATCTTTCGATCACAGACAGTGAGACCCTGCTGCTCTACGGGCTGAATACGGAGGTTGGCGGATTCAGAGGGAATTTTGTGAACCCAAGTTCCGAGGGTGTGGAAACCACCAACCTGAGGGAACCCCAGAGCAATACCCGAGTGCGCGGGCTGACTCGTGCAGACAATACGCTCAACTACTACCGTACCGATGTGCCCTGGGACAGTTACATCATACGCCGGATCGATATTCAGCGCGGTGCAAACTCAGTGCTCTTTGGGCTGGGAAGCCCGGCTGGCATCATCAACGCCACCCCCATCGAAGCAGAGTTCTTGGATTTGACGCGCATGCGTCTGCGCGTGGACAACCACGGCTCCATGCGGGTAAATCTTGATTTCAATCGCTCACTGCTCGGGAACTCGCTCGCCGTTCGCATCGCACTACTGAACGAACAGCAAAAATTCCAGCAACGCCCCGCTTTTGAGGAAAAGGAACGAGGCTACGCAACATTGACCTGGAAACCTGAAGCGTGGAACCAGGGTTCACGCAGCTTTCAGATCCGGGCCAGTGTGGAGATCGGAAACACCCGTTCCAACCGTCCCCGTATGATGGTACCAGTGGATTACCTCTCGATGTGGCTGGCTCCCAAATCTGCCAGCGGATTTGAGGGAGAATTTTCGGATGTTGGGAATTTTGGACTCAACCAAACCCCTTGGGATCAGTATAACGACTTTCTTTCTGGCAGCGGAGAACCCAACCAAAATCCATGGACGACTACGTTTTTTGATGGAGTCTCACCGGTCATCCTGTTTGACGGAGCCACCATTGGCCACATCACGGAAAGAGGCAGCAACGACCGTGGTAGCTGGTTCTTTGATGGTGAGATGGCCAATGCAGGAGCGACCGAAGCCCTCCGCAATGATGGCAGTGCTTCGCTGGATGGCACCTCTGTACACCGTCACATCAAGCACCCGGAGCAGCGATCACTCAACGGATTGCAGCGTGCAGCAATCGAATCCAATCTTCCTTTTGCGGGGTTCTGGAAGGATCGCTCGATTGCAAACACCGAGGTCTTCGATTTTTTCAACAATCTGATTGATGGAGATTCGAAGCGTGAGTTTCGAAACTGGGAGCTTTGGCAGCTGGATCTTGCCCAGACCTTCTTCCACGACCGGGTGGGATACAGTTTCAGCGCCTTCTCACAGCACTATGATGCAGAAGACTACGCCGCTCTGGGGGTGCTCTCTCCTCCAGCACTCTCCGTGGACGTTGGCTTGTGGGATCGCACCTCCCAGCCCAATGCACGCGTGCCCAATCCACGCGTTGGTAGAGTGATGGTCCGCTCGGAAAATCCCGGTGGAAGTTCCTTGAATCGAGATCGCAAATCCCTGCGTGCCCAGGGATTTGTGCGCCTTGACTTCGCCCGCTCGCACGATGCCCTCTGGCGCAAGGCCCTCGGTGCACACGAATGGCTCGCCGTCATGCAAACCCGCAAACTGGACGAGCAGTCAAGCATCTTCCAACTATTGGGCATGGGGCGGGATTTCCTGCTCGAGCGAGGCGAGAATGTGTGGCCGCTCCATCAAATTCCAGCAGAGGGTTCGCGTTTTTCAGAATACAATCGAACTCTCGGGGAAATTCGTCCAAGCACGATCTTCTACCTTCACTTCCGCCCGGACTACACTGGCATCCATCGAGTTGCGGCCAGCCTGAATGATCTTCCATACGGACTTGTCTCCATCGCAGGATTTGATGCCACACCGTTGCCAGGTCTGGATGCACACACAGCTGCACTGCCATGGACTGGTAGTCCCTTTGCATCCGAGCAGCTGAACCAAGAGATCCGCAGGTTCCAAGCCAGTAACCCCGAGTACTACCGTGGCTGGGTGGACTCCATCGGAACCTACACCATTGCCAACGCGTACCGCAGTGAGGCGGATCGCGAGTATCTCACAACCACACGCAACTATTTCAGTGAGACCGTGGATTCGACCGCAGCGGTCTGGACGGGGCGCTGGCTTGAGGGCAGCATCGTGGGAATGCTCGGATGGCGCAAAGACCATGTCACGGAAAAATGGTATGAACACGATTTTCGGACGGATGGACCTCAGATCGATGTGCGCGCCAACGAGAACTCGCGCTCGACACGGGTTTCGAGTCAGAACACCTCGCTCAAGCTCAACCTCAGTTCCCTCCTGAAATGGAGCGAATCCCTACCCTTTGATGTGCACCTGCTCCATGCAAGGGGCGAGGTGCAGACGCCCGACCCCACCCGGGTGGATGTGTTTGGTCGCACCCTACCCAACTCGAGAGGCAGCACTGAAGACACATCCATCATGCTCACCTCCGCCGACAATCGCTGGTCGATGCGCGCAACCTACTACCAAACCGAGGTGAAAGATGCAGTCTCCGGGTCGAGTTTGAACAGCCAGAAGTTCCGCATTCAGCAGGTGCTTCAGCAGGGTGCCGTTCGCGCAGGTTACATTGAGAGCCACAGTCAAAGCTACACCGCAGACTGGCTGTCGCTCAGTGCTTCCGCCGCCAATGCAGGCTATGCCACCGAAGCCGACTATCGCAGGGAGGTCATGGCTCCGGCATGGCGTGCCTTTGAGAGGCACCTTTGGGAGCAATTTCCCATCACACGTGCCTGGTATCAGTCCGATTTCGAGCCAGGCGATCAGAGTCCCCCGGTCGTGTTGTTCCCCGACAATGCGACACTTGTGGAGGATACCCGTTCAGTGGGTTGGGAAATCGAATGGATCGGGAACCTGAGTTCCAACTGGAACCTCGCTCTCAATCTTTCCAAAACACGGGCGAACCGGGACAACCTTCCGGGAGCTGAGTTCCAGGCGGTGACCGACTACATCGCCGAGGCCATGCAGGGACCGGCTGGTGAGTTGCCCATCTGGTGGTACGACGGCCCCGGCATGGCCATCCATCTGGCTCCCTTTCTCGGAGAACTGGCCAAGGCCAAAGCCCTGAATGGATCGGCACAGCCGGAAATCCGCGAATGGAAGGGCAGTGTCGTAAGCAACTACCAGTTTCGATCCGGACACTGGACAGGATTTGGTATCGGTGTGGGATATCGCTATGAGGACTCTCAGATCTTCGCCTATGGCCTTTCGTTGGACGAAAGTGGCAACACAGTCGTCAACCTGGAGGAAACCTATCGTGATGATTCACGACACACTTTGGATTTGTGGGTTTCCTACACACGCTCACTCACCCACAGCATCGGCTGGAAGATCCAACTGAACGTGTTCAATGCCTTTGGAAACAACGAAACCGTACCCCTGCACCGCAACCCTGACGGCAGCATGGGTCTTCTTGGCATTCGCGAGGGCACGAGTTGGGCACTGACCCATACGCTCTCCTTCTGA